One Misgurnus anguillicaudatus chromosome 19, ASM2758022v2, whole genome shotgun sequence genomic region harbors:
- the LOC129422014 gene encoding uncharacterized protein gives MECSLGSLIMREKMDVLCCKSVGTDLSMLDIDDFITEISQLKKEVALLESKLRSRGDLGLKREDVDWCESSVYLTDGCLDSVWTSRDQSRTPQTLLDSQDSELRLTLLCYTESKPTDTQDTTVYDSKQSLQEDQTSTESLDSVSNAGEPQQILKMCSVKLIDCRNLMMKIKTEPTEEEDHTEEDDGFITSGVQSESCLDEEITSSTSKECQTAQTLSCITFGKTFSLERHGRKHTEQKVFTCTRSEISFTSEQHIEKKQQQQQFHCEQCGKICASSSNLEVHMRTHNGEKPFYCTECGKYFSAKFSLDAHKRIHTGEKPYECPHCEKRFSRKRVLKTHVLLHTNERPRHFRDSGSKKSHQKLFKCLHCEKRFCTKTEQIIHERVHTGEKPYHCSVCGNSFSQLSNFVRHQRTHTGEKPFKCSWCDKTFAQSSHFKTHQRVHTGEKPYHCTVCGKSFNQLANFTLHQRTHTGEKPFKCSLCDKTFAHSGHLKSHQRVHTVG, from the exons ATGGAGTGTAGTCTTGGCTCGTTGATAATGAGAGAAAAAATGGATGTActgtgctgtaaatcagtaggaactgatctgtccatgctggatattgatgatttcatcacagaaatctctcagctgaagaaagaggtggcgttactggagtCAAAGCTGAGGTCAAGGGGAGATTTAGGACTGAAACGAGAG GATGTGGATTGGTGTGAATCTTCAGTGTATCTGACTGATGGATgtctggattcagtgtggaCGAGTAGAGATCAAAGCCGCACACCACAGACACTGCTGGACTCACAGGACTCCGAGCTCCGTCTGactttactctgttatactgagtcaaagcccacagacactcaggacactacagtgtatgacagtaaacagagcttacaggaggatcaaacctccacagagtctctggattctgtcagTAACGCTGGAGAACCGCAGCAGATcctgaagatgtgttcagttaaacTCATTGATTGCAggaacctcatgatgaagattaaaactgaacccacagaagaggaagatcaCACTGAGGAAGATGATGGCTTTATTACGTCAG GTGTACAGAGTGAATCATGTTTGGATGAAGAAATTacgtcctcaacatcaaaagagtgtcagacagcacaaactctttcctgcatcaccttTGGAAAGACATTCAGCTTAGAGAGACAtgggagaaaacacacagaacagaaagtCTTCACCTgcaccagatctgagatcagctttacttCAGAACAGCATATAGAGAagaagcagcagcagcagcagtttcactgtgagcagtgtgggaaGATTTGTGCCTCTTCTTCAAATCTAGAGgttcacatgaggacacacaaTGGTGAAAAGCCTTTctactgcactgaatgtggaaaaTACTTTAGCGCCAAATTCAGTCTTGATGCTCATAagagaattcacacaggagaaaaaccatACGAGTGTCCTCACTGCGAGAAGAGATTTAGCCGTAAACGTGTCCTGAAGACACATGTGCTTTtacacaccaatgagagaccCCGTCACTTTAGGGATTCAGGTTCAAAAAAATCACACCAGAAACTCTTTAAATGCTTACACTGTGAAAAACGTTTCTGTACAAAAACTGAGCAGATAATCCATGAGAGAGTCCAtaccggagagaaaccttatcactgtagtgtttgtggAAACAGCTTTAGTCAACTGTCAAACTTTGTAAGGCatcagagaactcatacaggtgaaaaacctttcaaatgctcttggtgtgacaagacgtttgctcAGTCATCTCACTTCAAAACCcaccagagagttcatactggagagaaaccttatcactgtactGTCTGTGGAAAGAGCTTTAATCAACTTGCAAACTTTACATTgcaccagagaactcatacaggtgaaaaacctttcaaatgctctctgtgtgacaagacgtttgctcATTCAGGTCACCTAAAatcccatcagagagttcatacggTAGGGTAA